From Acidihalobacter aeolianus, a single genomic window includes:
- a CDS encoding HAD-IIB family hydrolase, with translation MHISLHGLVRGSDIELGRDADTGGQIQYVIELARALAGLDAVERVDLLTRRIDDPRVDDSYRSEEELLGADGRARIVRVPFGPRRYLRKERLWPYLDCFVDLALQYVRKVGRLPDVIHAHYADAGQAGARLAALLGVPFIFTGHSLGREKRRLLMGQGQQEAQIERRYHISRRIEAEEHALDLASLVVASTRQEAEGQYALYDNHKHRRVAVIPPGVDIARFRPAGKGDRVDDCGCDIARFLRHPRRPWILALARADERKNLATLVKAYGAHPRLREQANLVIVAGVRERIGELDKGAAQVWRELLELIDDYDLYGHVAYPKQHAPDHVPCIYRSAAASGGLFVNPAWTEPFGLTLIEAAASGLPVVATDDGGPQEILRHCRNGLLIDPHDAEALGRSLSDALSDRRRWRLWSQRGLQGVRQHYTWKGHAEHYLRELARISRQRQRRRVQRSRLPTVDRMLICDIDNTLIGDRESLVRLSQVVAEAGDSLAFGIATGRRLDSAVRVLKEWGAPVPDVLITAVGSEVHYGTGTQADHEWSQHIDFRWDRDAIIETLRGLPGMRLQPASEQRRHKVSYYADPVRMPGVPAIRRALRRRGVHVNVIYSHQAYIDILPIRASKGLAVRFVADRWGLSIDHVLVAGDSGNDEEMLIGHSLGVVVGNHSAELERLKGLKRIYFAQATHAAGVLEGIEHYQFLGRIRQPRYD, from the coding sequence ATGCATATCAGCCTGCACGGCCTAGTGCGGGGCAGCGACATCGAATTAGGCAGGGATGCCGATACCGGCGGGCAGATCCAATATGTGATCGAGCTGGCGCGTGCGCTGGCGGGCCTGGATGCGGTGGAGCGCGTCGATTTGCTGACGCGGCGAATCGACGACCCGCGCGTGGACGACAGCTACCGCAGCGAGGAGGAGTTGCTGGGCGCGGATGGCCGTGCACGTATCGTGCGTGTTCCCTTCGGTCCCCGTCGCTACCTGCGCAAGGAGCGCTTGTGGCCCTATCTCGACTGCTTCGTCGATCTCGCACTGCAATACGTTCGCAAGGTCGGCCGGCTGCCTGACGTGATCCACGCGCATTATGCCGATGCCGGCCAGGCGGGCGCCCGCCTGGCCGCCTTGCTCGGTGTCCCCTTTATCTTCACCGGACATTCGCTGGGACGTGAGAAACGCCGCCTGTTGATGGGACAAGGACAGCAGGAGGCGCAGATCGAGCGCCGCTATCACATCAGCCGCCGCATCGAGGCGGAGGAACATGCGCTCGATTTGGCCTCGCTGGTGGTGGCGAGCACCCGTCAGGAAGCCGAGGGGCAATACGCCCTGTATGACAATCATAAGCATCGCCGTGTCGCGGTGATCCCGCCTGGAGTCGACATTGCGCGTTTCCGCCCCGCAGGCAAGGGTGATCGTGTGGACGATTGCGGCTGCGACATCGCGCGCTTCCTGCGGCATCCGCGCCGGCCCTGGATACTCGCGCTGGCGCGTGCCGACGAACGCAAGAACCTCGCCACGCTGGTGAAGGCCTATGGCGCTCATCCGCGTCTGCGCGAACAGGCCAATCTGGTCATCGTCGCTGGCGTGCGTGAGCGTATCGGCGAGCTGGACAAGGGGGCGGCACAGGTCTGGCGCGAACTGCTCGAACTGATCGACGACTACGATCTTTACGGCCACGTGGCCTATCCCAAACAGCATGCGCCCGATCACGTGCCGTGCATCTACCGCAGCGCGGCGGCCAGCGGCGGACTGTTCGTCAACCCGGCCTGGACCGAGCCTTTCGGCCTGACCTTGATCGAGGCGGCGGCCAGCGGCCTGCCGGTGGTCGCCACCGATGATGGCGGGCCGCAGGAGATCCTGCGTCACTGCCGCAACGGCCTGCTCATCGACCCGCATGACGCCGAGGCGCTGGGCCGCAGCCTGTCGGATGCCTTGTCCGACCGCAGGCGCTGGCGCCTGTGGTCACAGCGCGGCCTGCAGGGCGTGCGCCAGCACTACACCTGGAAGGGACATGCAGAGCACTACCTGCGTGAACTGGCACGGATCTCGCGGCAGCGCCAGCGCCGACGGGTGCAGCGCAGCCGTCTGCCCACGGTCGATCGCATGCTGATCTGCGACATCGACAATACCCTGATCGGCGATCGCGAGAGTCTGGTCCGGCTGTCGCAGGTGGTTGCCGAAGCAGGTGACAGTCTGGCCTTCGGCATCGCCACCGGGCGGCGTCTGGACAGCGCAGTACGCGTGCTCAAGGAATGGGGCGCGCCGGTACCCGACGTGCTGATCACCGCCGTGGGCAGCGAGGTGCATTACGGCACGGGCACACAGGCCGACCACGAATGGAGTCAACACATCGATTTCCGCTGGGATCGCGATGCGATCATCGAGACCTTGCGTGGACTGCCGGGCATGCGCCTGCAACCGGCCAGTGAGCAGCGTCGCCACAAGGTCAGCTATTATGCGGATCCCGTGCGCATGCCGGGGGTGCCGGCCATCCGCCGTGCGCTGCGTCGGCGGGGCGTGCACGTCAACGTGATCTATTCGCACCAGGCCTACATCGACATCCTGCCGATCCGTGCTTCCAAGGGCCTAGCGGTGCGCTTCGTCGCAGACCGCTGGGGTCTGAGCATCGACCATGTGCTAGTGGCCGGCGATTCCGGCAACGACGAAGAAATGCTGATCGGTCACAGCCTGGGCGTGGTGGTCGGCAACCACAGCGCCGAACTGGAACGCCTCAAGGGACTCAAACGAATTTACTTTGCGCAGGCGACGCATGCGGCCGGCGTGCTTGAAGGCATCGAGCACTACCAGTTCCTGGGCAGGATCAGGCAGCCGCGCTACGACTGA
- a CDS encoding helix-turn-helix domain-containing protein → MGESSLTSDWLARRADLAPCPNCHLRSLCLISAIEPQHLKAVSGHIKVLKPLRRGDVIYRAGAPTRKLFIVHAGAAKTSLNWHGGHEIICDYHLPGDTLGLDGLHTGLHTTTSVALETTHLCELNRESLGQLASGHPVLRERLCQDISRALARSQRHQLEISAKTAEQRLACFLLDLSTRLHARGYSPSAFRLPLGRHEIAKHLGMRTETLSRLLAGLRKKGFLSLEGREVRLLQQDRLRGLAGN, encoded by the coding sequence ATGGGTGAAAGCAGCCTTACGAGCGATTGGCTGGCACGTCGGGCTGACTTGGCACCCTGCCCAAACTGTCACTTACGCAGCCTCTGCCTGATCTCAGCCATCGAACCCCAGCATCTCAAAGCCGTCTCCGGCCACATCAAGGTGCTCAAACCATTGCGTCGCGGCGATGTGATCTACCGGGCCGGGGCACCGACGCGCAAACTTTTCATCGTGCATGCAGGCGCTGCGAAAACCTCGCTCAACTGGCATGGTGGCCATGAAATCATCTGCGACTACCATCTCCCTGGTGACACTCTAGGTCTGGATGGTCTACACACCGGGTTACACACCACCACCAGCGTCGCCCTCGAGACCACCCACCTGTGCGAACTCAACCGCGAATCACTCGGCCAGCTCGCCAGTGGCCATCCCGTGCTACGCGAACGCCTTTGCCAGGACATCAGTCGAGCGCTCGCGCGCAGCCAACGCCACCAGCTGGAAATCTCCGCCAAGACCGCCGAACAGCGTCTCGCCTGCTTCCTTCTGGACCTTTCCACCCGCCTGCACGCGCGCGGCTATTCGCCTTCGGCCTTCCGCCTGCCGCTCGGACGCCATGAGATCGCCAAACATCTGGGCATGCGCACGGAAACGCTGAGCCGCCTGCTGGCCGGACTGCGCAAAAAGGGCTTTCTTTCCCTGGAAGGCCGTGAGGTGCGGCTGCTGCAGCAAGACAGGCTACGTGGACTGGCAGGCAACTAG
- the trmB gene encoding tRNA (guanosine(46)-N7)-methyltransferase TrmB, producing the protein MNETTTPSRRIRSFVRREGRLTRGQQRALDTLGPQYLLDAEGPPLSLPELFRRSVPVTLEIGFGDGESLADQAARHPERDYVGIEVHRPGVGHLLQLVERDGLTNMRLFCADAVEVLERRIRDAALDTVQIFFPDPWHKKRHHKRRLVQSEFVARVARKLAPGGRLHLATDWAEYAEHMLHVMEGAPDFANAHGAGAYAPDPGDRPQTKFERRGERLGHGVWDLVFTRR; encoded by the coding sequence GTGAACGAAACGACGACACCCAGCCGCCGCATCCGCAGCTTCGTGCGCCGCGAGGGCCGCCTCACCCGCGGCCAGCAGCGCGCGCTCGATACCCTCGGCCCGCAGTATCTGCTCGATGCGGAAGGCCCGCCCCTCTCGCTACCCGAGCTGTTCAGACGCTCGGTGCCGGTCACGCTGGAAATCGGCTTCGGTGACGGCGAATCGCTGGCCGACCAGGCCGCGCGCCACCCTGAGCGCGACTACGTCGGCATCGAGGTGCATCGCCCCGGCGTCGGCCATCTGCTACAGCTGGTCGAGCGCGACGGCCTGACCAACATGCGCCTGTTCTGCGCCGACGCGGTCGAAGTGCTGGAGCGGCGCATCCGCGACGCCGCGCTCGACACGGTGCAGATCTTCTTCCCCGACCCCTGGCACAAGAAGCGTCACCACAAGCGCCGGCTGGTGCAGTCCGAATTCGTCGCCCGTGTGGCGCGCAAGCTCGCTCCCGGCGGCCGCCTGCACCTGGCGACCGATTGGGCCGAATACGCCGAACACATGCTCCATGTGATGGAGGGCGCGCCGGACTTCGCCAACGCTCATGGCGCCGGCGCCTATGCACCCGACCCCGGCGACCGCCCGCAAACGAAGTTCGAACGCCGCGGCGAGCGGCTCGGGCATGGCGTTTGGGATCTCGTTTTCACAAGGCGTTAA
- a CDS encoding Crp/Fnr family transcriptional regulator — protein sequence MTSTMLDSPLFAGVPEQTVERMLAAMTRIRWSGSSPAMTTADTSERFYLLEQGRVKISRASRDSGRVLSLEILAPGDGFDLVALLDGQPHDAQCEALESVVTLSAPLGVWHEWLETQPALRRALLRHVAARLRVLEDLATDLALEDTQTRLARLLLTHLAGEPVQRPGLLRGLPQEELAHLIGSVRVVVTRILQSFRREGLIRHDAGQWIVEDIRRLAERAGILPHDHHPTD from the coding sequence ATGACCTCGACCATGCTCGATTCCCCGTTGTTCGCGGGTGTGCCAGAGCAGACGGTGGAACGCATGCTGGCCGCAATGACCCGCATACGTTGGTCAGGGTCATCGCCGGCGATGACCACTGCCGACACCTCGGAACGCTTCTATCTGCTGGAACAAGGGCGCGTGAAGATCAGCCGCGCGTCACGCGACAGCGGACGTGTGCTCAGCCTGGAAATCCTGGCACCCGGCGACGGTTTCGACCTCGTCGCGCTGCTCGACGGGCAACCGCATGACGCGCAGTGTGAGGCTCTGGAGTCTGTGGTGACACTGTCCGCGCCGTTGGGCGTCTGGCACGAATGGCTGGAGACACAGCCGGCCTTGCGCCGGGCGCTGCTGCGGCATGTCGCCGCTCGCCTGCGTGTGCTGGAAGACTTGGCGACCGATCTTGCCCTGGAGGACACGCAGACGCGCCTGGCGCGGCTGCTTCTCACCCATCTCGCCGGCGAACCGGTGCAGCGCCCAGGTCTGCTCCGAGGACTCCCGCAGGAAGAATTGGCGCACCTCATCGGCAGCGTGCGCGTGGTGGTGACTCGCATTCTGCAGAGTTTCCGTCGCGAGGGCCTGATCCGCCACGACGCCGGGCAGTGGATCGTCGAGGACATCCGCCGGCTGGCCGAGCGCGCCGGCATCCTACCCCACGATCATCACCCGACGGACTAG
- a CDS encoding restriction endonuclease has product MRRRKRNEESIGYLIVFGFIVWAIEWIIRYWEILLFFISVIFLFWCLFWWLRWYLRERKRAKIHAALLAAGSENPMQLTPEDYEQFCAALLANNGWSVRLTGKTGDFGADVIADKSGHKVVVQCKQWSNSVGVKAVQEAHTAMSHYRADQAIVVTTSGYTRAAKDLAESTGVRLLSHTDLVDM; this is encoded by the coding sequence ATGAGGCGTCGCAAGCGCAATGAGGAAAGTATCGGCTACCTCATAGTTTTTGGATTTATTGTATGGGCAATTGAATGGATAATTCGTTATTGGGAAATCTTACTATTTTTTATTTCTGTCATCTTCTTGTTCTGGTGCTTGTTCTGGTGGTTGCGCTGGTACTTGCGGGAGCGTAAAAGAGCCAAAATTCACGCCGCTTTGTTGGCTGCTGGATCTGAAAATCCAATGCAACTGACCCCCGAAGACTACGAACAATTCTGCGCGGCATTACTTGCCAACAATGGTTGGAGCGTTAGACTTACCGGCAAAACTGGTGACTTTGGTGCTGACGTTATCGCTGATAAATCTGGGCACAAAGTGGTTGTTCAGTGCAAACAATGGTCTAACAGCGTTGGGGTAAAAGCGGTACAGGAAGCCCATACAGCCATGAGTCATTACCGAGCCGATCAAGCTATTGTGGTAACAACCAGTGGATATACCCGTGCGGCGAAAGACCTTGCAGAAAGCACCGGTGTCCGCCTTTTGAGTCACACAGATTTAGTGGATATGTGA
- the thiS gene encoding sulfur carrier protein ThiS — protein sequence MQIILNGQSREVPEGITARELVALLELEGRRLALEVNEEVLPRSRFDDYRLGAQDRIEIVHAIGGG from the coding sequence ATGCAGATCATCCTCAACGGCCAGTCCCGCGAAGTCCCCGAAGGCATCACCGCGCGCGAACTCGTCGCGCTACTCGAACTCGAGGGCCGCCGGCTGGCGTTGGAGGTGAACGAGGAGGTGCTGCCGCGCAGCCGGTTCGACGACTACCGGCTCGGCGCGCAGGACCGCATCGAGATCGTGCACGCCATCGGCGGCGGCTGA
- a CDS encoding sucrose synthase: MSEDVTDGAIGELQEYAEVHRETLYLLLRELLADTRRHWLRSDLWDHYQRFLEKHGELPRDGTLTRFIADAEEAVTDAPWLSFSVRPRVGFRYYLRINAESLHIEELDVSEFLAYQERMVLGQPELPWQLEFDITPFNREFPRMAESRSIGRGVEFLNRRLSSQLFQESGRRAQSLLDFLRVHAYRGQQLMLGEHLRDVAALRSALRRAERQLGQLAPDTPWADLAPELKRLGFEPGWGRDAARVLETVRLLSDILEAPDPAVLERFLARVPMIFNLIILSPHGYFGQANVLGRPDTGGQVVYILDQVRALEHEMRARLEAQGLDIEPNIVVVTRLIPEADGTTCNEPLEAISGTRSSRILRVPFRNPEGDVVPHWISRFEVWPYLERFAGEVQQAVVTELDGRPDLIVGNYSDGNLVATLLADRMGVTQCNIAHALEKTKYLFSDLYWRENDAEYHFATQYTADLIAMNAADFIVTSTYQEIAGTDDSIGQYESYESFTLPSLYRVVRGIDVFDPKFNIVSPGADAEVYFPYTEQERRLTGLHDELHELVFGNPEVEVRGQFAEPDKPLLFTMARLDHIKNITGLVEWYGADERLRGQANLLVIAGHVDAAASDDREEQAQIARMHELFDRYGLDGQARWLGVRLDKMLSGELYRFVADHRGAFVQPALFEAFGLTVIEAMSSGLPTFATRYGGPLEIIVDGASGFHIDPNHGDEAAARMADFFERCAAEPKYWDRLAQGALERVAKRYTWALYAERMMTLSRIYGFWKFVTNFERAETRRYLEMFYGLQWRPMAAAVGGARAD; this comes from the coding sequence ATGTCGGAAGACGTGACGGACGGCGCCATCGGCGAACTGCAGGAATATGCCGAGGTGCACCGAGAAACCCTCTATCTGCTGCTGCGCGAACTGTTGGCCGATACACGACGACACTGGTTGCGCAGCGACCTGTGGGATCACTACCAGCGTTTTCTCGAGAAACACGGAGAGTTGCCCCGCGATGGCACCCTGACCCGCTTCATCGCCGATGCGGAGGAGGCGGTGACCGACGCGCCCTGGCTGAGCTTTTCCGTACGTCCGCGGGTGGGTTTTCGCTACTACCTGCGCATCAACGCCGAATCCCTGCACATTGAGGAGCTCGACGTGTCGGAGTTTCTTGCCTACCAGGAACGCATGGTGCTGGGCCAGCCAGAACTGCCCTGGCAGCTCGAATTCGACATCACCCCCTTCAATCGCGAATTCCCACGCATGGCGGAGTCGCGCTCCATCGGCCGCGGGGTGGAGTTTCTCAATCGACGCCTGTCCAGCCAGTTGTTTCAGGAATCCGGACGGCGAGCGCAGAGCCTGCTGGACTTCCTGCGCGTGCACGCCTACCGCGGCCAGCAGCTCATGCTGGGCGAGCATCTGCGCGACGTCGCCGCCCTGCGTTCGGCACTGCGCCGCGCGGAGCGCCAGCTCGGACAGCTCGCCCCGGACACGCCCTGGGCCGATCTGGCCCCGGAACTCAAGCGTCTGGGATTCGAGCCGGGCTGGGGGCGCGATGCGGCGCGGGTGCTGGAAACCGTGCGTCTGCTCTCCGATATCCTGGAAGCGCCCGACCCAGCCGTGCTAGAACGCTTTCTGGCGCGCGTACCGATGATCTTCAACCTGATCATCCTCTCGCCGCACGGTTATTTCGGCCAGGCCAACGTGCTCGGTCGGCCGGACACCGGCGGGCAGGTGGTCTACATCCTCGATCAGGTACGCGCCCTGGAACATGAGATGCGTGCGCGCCTGGAGGCCCAGGGCCTCGATATCGAGCCGAACATCGTCGTGGTCACCCGGCTCATCCCCGAGGCCGACGGTACCACCTGCAACGAGCCCCTGGAAGCCATCTCGGGCACGCGCTCCTCACGCATCCTGCGCGTACCCTTCCGCAACCCCGAGGGCGACGTCGTGCCGCACTGGATCTCGCGCTTCGAGGTGTGGCCCTACCTGGAACGCTTCGCGGGCGAGGTGCAGCAAGCCGTGGTCACGGAGCTGGACGGTCGGCCCGACCTCATCGTCGGCAACTATTCCGACGGCAACCTGGTCGCAACCCTGCTGGCCGACCGCATGGGCGTGACCCAGTGCAACATCGCCCACGCCCTGGAAAAGACCAAATACCTCTTTTCGGACCTGTATTGGCGCGAGAACGATGCCGAGTACCATTTCGCCACGCAGTACACGGCGGACCTGATCGCGATGAACGCGGCCGATTTCATCGTCACCAGCACCTACCAAGAGATCGCCGGTACCGACGACAGCATCGGCCAGTATGAAAGCTACGAATCCTTCACCTTGCCGTCGCTGTACCGCGTGGTGCGCGGGATCGACGTGTTCGATCCCAAGTTCAACATCGTCTCGCCGGGGGCCGACGCCGAGGTGTACTTTCCCTACACCGAGCAGGAACGCCGGCTCACCGGCCTGCACGACGAACTGCACGAACTCGTCTTCGGCAATCCCGAGGTTGAGGTCCGCGGGCAGTTCGCCGAACCGGACAAGCCGCTGCTGTTCACCATGGCGCGATTGGACCACATCAAGAACATCACCGGTCTGGTGGAATGGTACGGTGCGGACGAGCGCCTGCGCGGCCAGGCCAACCTGCTGGTGATCGCAGGTCACGTCGACGCCGCCGCCTCCGACGACCGTGAAGAACAGGCGCAGATCGCACGCATGCACGAGCTGTTCGATCGTTACGGTCTGGACGGGCAGGCCCGCTGGCTGGGTGTGCGCTTGGACAAGATGCTCTCCGGCGAACTTTACCGCTTCGTCGCCGACCACCGCGGTGCCTTCGTGCAGCCGGCACTGTTCGAGGCCTTCGGGCTGACCGTGATCGAGGCCATGAGCTCGGGGCTGCCCACCTTCGCCACGCGCTACGGCGGCCCGTTGGAGATCATCGTCGACGGCGCCTCGGGATTCCATATCGATCCGAACCATGGAGACGAGGCTGCGGCCCGCATGGCCGACTTCTTCGAGCGCTGCGCCGCCGAACCGAAGTACTGGGATCGTCTGGCGCAGGGAGCGCTGGAGCGCGTCGCCAAGCGTTACACCTGGGCGCTGTACGCGGAACGCATGATGACGCTGTCGCGCATCTACGGCTTCTGGAAGTTCGTCACCAATTTCGAGCGTGCCGAGACGCGACGCTATCTCGAAATGTTCTACGGCCTGCAGTGGCGTCCGATGGCCGCGGCAGTCGGCGGCGCGCGCGCGGACTAG
- a CDS encoding tyrosine-type recombinase/integrase: MATIEKRKDNSDKLTYRVKVRLRGHPVQTASFTSLTKAKQWATQTEAAIREGRYFQTAEAKRHTLAEAVERYKRDNLAGMKSARTRSQQLDWWTGRLGSVTLADLTPAAINDALRELAIERGIGPQSVVHYRQSLASVLAEAVKSWQWLEQSPMHRVPKPTLPRGRVRYLNPDERVRLLDACKVSGNRDLYLAVLLALTTGGRQAEIMGATWTQIDLQRATLTLHETKNGARRTLHLVEPVRALLRERVRRIDTDLVFASNRKPTKPVNLREPWIAALRVAGIENFHWHDMRHDFASSAAMNGASLPELAALLGHKTLSMVQRYAHLTPQHTAALADRIGRSMLGGSHE, encoded by the coding sequence ATGGCGACCATTGAGAAACGCAAAGACAACAGCGACAAGCTGACCTATCGCGTCAAGGTCCGGTTGCGCGGCCACCCGGTACAAACCGCATCCTTCACCAGCCTGACCAAGGCGAAGCAGTGGGCCACGCAAACAGAAGCCGCCATCCGCGAAGGGCGATACTTTCAGACCGCCGAAGCGAAGCGGCATACGTTAGCCGAAGCCGTGGAACGCTACAAACGCGACAACCTGGCAGGCATGAAGTCAGCCCGTACCCGCAGTCAGCAACTGGACTGGTGGACCGGCAGACTTGGGAGCGTCACGCTGGCCGACCTGACGCCCGCCGCAATCAATGACGCGCTGCGCGAACTGGCCATCGAGCGGGGCATAGGCCCGCAATCCGTAGTGCATTACCGGCAATCGCTGGCTAGCGTGCTGGCTGAGGCCGTCAAAAGCTGGCAGTGGCTCGAACAAAGCCCGATGCACCGCGTACCCAAGCCCACGCTCCCAAGAGGCCGTGTGCGCTATCTGAACCCCGATGAGCGGGTGCGCCTGTTGGACGCGTGCAAGGTGTCCGGCAACCGCGATTTATACCTTGCCGTGTTGCTCGCGCTGACCACGGGTGGACGGCAGGCGGAAATCATGGGCGCGACATGGACGCAGATTGACCTACAGCGGGCAACGTTGACGCTTCACGAAACCAAGAACGGCGCACGGCGGACCTTGCACCTTGTGGAGCCGGTGCGGGCATTGCTGCGCGAGCGGGTGCGACGCATCGACACGGACCTTGTGTTCGCCAGCAACCGGAAGCCGACGAAACCCGTCAACCTGCGGGAACCGTGGATTGCCGCGCTGCGGGTGGCCGGTATCGAAAACTTTCATTGGCACGATATGCGCCACGACTTCGCTTCTTCCGCCGCGATGAACGGTGCCAGCCTGCCCGAACTGGCGGCATTGCTGGGACATAAAACGCTATCGATGGTTCAGCGGTACGCGCACCTGACGCCGCAGCATACGGCAGCCCTGGCCGACCGCATAGGCCGTTCGATGTTGGGGGGCAGCCATGAATAG
- a CDS encoding thiazole synthase yields the protein MATNPDIIGNATAQRDDALRVGSRTFTSRLLVGTGKYKDLTETRDAVEASGAEIITVAIRRTNIGQTPGEPNLLDVIPLDRYTLLPNTAGCYSAKEAVRTCRLARELLDGHNLVKLEVLGDEKTLFPHVLETLSAAETLIADGFEVMVYTNDDPIIARRLEEMGCVAVMPLAAPIGSGLGIRNPYNILEIIENAQVPIIVDAGVGTASDAAVAMELGCDGVLMNTAIAAAKRPVLMASAMRKAIEAGREAFLAGRMPRKRYASASSPIDGTFF from the coding sequence ATGGCCACGAATCCCGATATCATCGGAAACGCGACGGCGCAGCGCGACGACGCGCTGCGCGTCGGCTCGCGCACGTTCACCTCGCGTCTGCTGGTCGGCACCGGCAAGTACAAGGACCTGACCGAGACCCGCGACGCGGTCGAGGCCAGTGGCGCAGAGATCATCACCGTCGCCATCCGGCGCACCAACATCGGGCAAACCCCCGGCGAGCCCAACCTGCTCGACGTGATCCCGCTCGACCGCTACACCCTGCTGCCGAACACGGCCGGCTGCTATTCCGCCAAGGAGGCGGTGCGCACCTGCCGGCTGGCGCGCGAGCTGCTCGACGGACACAACCTCGTGAAGCTGGAGGTGCTGGGCGACGAGAAGACGCTGTTCCCGCACGTGCTGGAAACCCTGTCCGCCGCCGAGACGCTGATCGCCGACGGCTTCGAGGTGATGGTGTACACCAACGACGACCCGATCATCGCACGCCGCCTGGAGGAAATGGGCTGCGTGGCGGTGATGCCGCTGGCCGCGCCCATCGGCTCGGGGCTGGGCATCCGCAACCCCTACAACATCCTCGAGATCATCGAGAACGCCCAGGTGCCGATCATCGTCGACGCCGGCGTGGGCACAGCCTCCGACGCGGCAGTGGCCATGGAACTCGGTTGCGACGGCGTGCTGATGAACACGGCCATCGCCGCCGCCAAGCGACCGGTGCTGATGGCGTCGGCGATGCGCAAGGCCATCGAAGCCGGGCGCGAGGCCTTCCTCGCCGGACGCATGCCGCGCAAGCGTTACGCCTCGGCCTCCTCGCCGATCGACGGCACCTTCTTCTGA